The following proteins are encoded in a genomic region of Candidatus Manganitrophaceae bacterium:
- a CDS encoding M23 family metallopeptidase has protein sequence MTRLVEFDRKLRVITDIGFGQESRSSLGRGGPESGEDPRDAMLGSDSMLRTTSSIRSDLGELREKSIRQEKSFQELAEAVRSRQALWASTPSVWPTDGWVSSSFGKRISPFTGRFQRHKGIDIAARPGTAIIAPAGGVVSYSRFNGGFGKFLKLNHGYGYVTHYGHLSKASVKVGQKVKRGEIIGYVGNTGLSTGPHLHYEVFVNSIPVDPMKYILN, from the coding sequence ATGACCCGTTTGGTTGAGTTTGACCGTAAGTTACGTGTGATTACGGATATCGGCTTTGGTCAGGAGAGTCGGAGTTCTCTTGGGCGTGGTGGGCCCGAAAGCGGAGAGGATCCACGCGATGCAATGCTTGGATCTGATTCTATGTTGAGGACAACATCTTCCATCCGGTCAGACTTGGGGGAACTCAGGGAAAAGTCGATTCGGCAAGAGAAAAGTTTCCAGGAGCTTGCCGAGGCGGTCCGCAGCCGCCAGGCCCTATGGGCTTCCACCCCCTCAGTTTGGCCGACAGACGGATGGGTCAGCTCTTCGTTTGGAAAGCGAATTTCTCCTTTTACCGGGCGATTTCAACGGCATAAGGGGATTGATATTGCCGCACGGCCGGGAACGGCTATTATTGCTCCGGCGGGGGGGGTTGTTTCCTATTCCAGATTTAATGGGGGTTTCGGTAAGTTTTTAAAACTGAATCATGGCTATGGGTATGTTACACACTATGGTCATCTCTCAAAAGCATCGGTGAAGGTCGGTCAAAAGGTGAAACGGGGGGAGATCATTGGTTATGTTGGTAACACAGGCCTCTCGACCGGTCCACACCTTCACTATGAAGTTTTCGTAAATTCAATACCCGTTGATCCGATGAAATACATCCTGAACTGA
- a CDS encoding cold shock domain-containing protein: protein MAVKGKVKWFNEKKGYGFIEREDGGDVFVHFSAIAGDGFKTLAEGDAVEFEVTQGEKGPQASDIQKSM, encoded by the coding sequence ATGGCGGTAAAAGGTAAGGTGAAATGGTTTAACGAAAAAAAAGGGTATGGATTTATTGAAAGGGAAGACGGTGGAGATGTTTTTGTCCACTTCTCAGCGATTGCGGGGGATGGTTTTAAGACTTTGGCTGAAGGGGATGCCGTTGAGTTTGAAGTGACCCAGGGAGAGAAGGGTCCTCAGGCCTCTGATATTCAGAAATCGATGTAA